A segment of the Cenarchaeum symbiosum A genome:
AGTATGGCATTTAAAATCAGAATAAGGCATGATGGAGCCTTCTAGATTCTTCATGCATATCCCTCAAAGCTTTTTCATGTCCATGTTCTCCCCCAAATGCCATATTACTTAACTATTCTGTTGTGCACTGCTGACAAGGCCCTGAAGTTTCCGAGTACTCAAACACCTGTACTTCACAACACAGTGTAAAACCTCGGGGGATCACAAGGAAAGGAGCTCGGTCCAAAACCAAGACCGATATGGATAGAGAAAGAGAATACACGCCGCGGCTTTTGGGGATTTATCCGCGGCGGGTTGGGTGATATCAAGTGCCAGCTCAGGGGGCACGACATGCCGCAGGATGTGATGGAGATCAAGGGACGGCAATATACATGGCACTGCATGCCGCAGGTGTGGCCATAACCTGATAATTGAGGCCCGCGGCTGTGCCTACAGCACGGGATATTGGCGCAGAACGGGGCAATCTCACACTTTGTACCCTTCATACACATAAATCCCGCTTGGATGTGCGGCTGCGCATGATCAGCGGGCATGCCACGGCCGAGGGTACACAGAGGATAGCCGAGATGTCCGGCGCACACCATGACAACTACAAGGTGGTAGACGGGCTGCACCTCTCCAACGTGGGGATGGGCACCTACCTTGGCGACGCGGATGACGCCACCGACAGGGCCGTCACAGACGCGGTCAAGAGGTCAATCAAGTCGGGGATAAACGTCATAGATACCGCGATAAACTACCGCCTCCAGAGGGCCGAGCGTTCCGTGGGCAGGGCCGTTACAGAGCTCTCAGAGGAGGGGCTGGTATCCAGGGACCAGATATTCATATCCACAAAGGCGGGATACGTGACCAACGATTCAGAGGTCTCCCTCGACTTTTGGGAGTATGTAAAAAAGGAATACGTCGGTGGCGGCGTCATACAGTCCGGGGACATATCCTCGGGATACCACTGCATGAAGCCCGCGTATCTAGAGGACCAGCTAAAGAGAAGCCTTGCAAACATGAACGTCGACTGCATAGATCTTGTCTACGTGCACAACCCGGTGGAGGGGCAGATCAAGGACCGCCCCGTGCCGGAGATCCTCGAGGGGATAGGCGAGGCCTTTGCCATGTACGAGAAAATGCGGGAGGCTGGCCGCATAAGGTATTACGGGCTCGCCACGTGGGAGTGCTTCCGGGTCGCAGAGGGCGACCCGCAGAGCATGCAGCTCGAAGCAGTGGTAAAAAAGGCCAAGGA
Coding sequences within it:
- a CDS encoding oxidoreductase (related to aryl-alcohol dehydrogenase~COG0667), coding for MISGHATAEGTQRIAEMSGAHHDNYKVVDGLHLSNVGMGTYLGDADDATDRAVTDAVKRSIKSGINVIDTAINYRLQRAERSVGRAVTELSEEGLVSRDQIFISTKAGYVTNDSEVSLDFWEYVKKEYVGGGVIQSGDISSGYHCMKPAYLEDQLKRSLANMNVDCIDLVYVHNPVEGQIKDRPVPEILEGIGEAFAMYEKMREAGRIRYYGLATWECFRVAEGDPQSMQLEAVVKKAKDAGGENHGFRFIQLPFNQYFDQAYMVKNQGTGGGKSSILEAAAALDIGVFTSVPFMQGKLLEPGLLPEFGGLSPALRSLQFIRSTPGVLAPLPGHKSSLHTDENLKIMGVPPIPPDKFGELVASLTSWSPGQK